From the genome of Drosophila melanogaster chromosome 2L, one region includes:
- the CG10338 gene encoding uncharacterized protein, isoform B gives MKIHFREQYGRKGEEILYVTPADQSNIVRVPLRGDKLVIQEKFLLFRVLQKVFLPKGYPDSVSEDYAAYQIWDTAQAFCSTICGTLCTHAILKGIGVGSENINAFSATATWILKEGSGHVGRIVFAWWQGSQLDVDSKKWRLRADFLNDLAMGIEIYVLPKYPHFSTQILCCSTLLKAIVGVAGGATRSALTQHHALRGNLADVASKDSSQETCVNLVASFVGLYLLSLIKSQAVLYTIFYVVVSLHLYANLKAVRAVCLRSFNESRYLIALEEFFRSSRMLSPQQVNAMERVTVGQTVSVSLNIKLGLSVKNLIDEYKSSSVIENIVSSFDPHEHFIIAQTKKCLGVYLHFETRPQDVLKAYFFAVSYLQDRNQLKEKYWDIQTKWQEFLALAQQEGWLIHHHLLLVDEYRLDWKV, from the exons ATGAAAATCCATTTTCGGGAACAGTACGGAAGAAAGGGGGAGGAAATCCTCTATGTGACGCCAGCAG ATCAGAGCAACATTGTGCGTGTGCCGCTGCGTGGGGATAAGCTGGTCATCCAGGAGAAGTTCCTGCTGTTTCGCGTGCTGCAGAAGGTCTTCCTGCCCAAGGGCTATCCGGATAGTGTCAGCGAGGACTATGCAGCATACCAGATCTGGGACACGGCCCAGGCCTTCTGCAGCACCATCTGCGGCACCCTGTGCACACACGCCATCTTGAAGGGCATCGGCGTGGGCAGCGAGAACATCAATGCCTTTTCCGCAACGGCGACTTGGATCTTGAAGGAGGGCAGTGGTCACGTGGGTCGCATTGTGTTCGCATGGTGGCAGGGCTCCCAATTGGATGTGGACTCAAAGAAATGGCGCCTGCGTGCGGATTTTCTGAACGATCTGGCCATGGGCATCGAGATCTACGTGCTTCCCAAGTATCCGCATTTCAGCACCCAAATCCTGTGCTGCTCGACCCTGCTGAAGGCGATTGTGGGCGTTGCCGGAGGTGCCACTAGATCGGCATTGACCCAGCATCATGCCTTGAGGGGCAACCTGGCCGATGTGGCATCCAAGGACAGTTCACAGGAGACGTGCGTGAATCTGGTGGCCTCCTTTGTGGGCCTGTATCTCCTCTCGCTGATCAAGAGTCAGGCGGTCCTGTATACCATATTCTACGTGGTGGTCAGCCTGCATCTGTATGCCAATCTGAAAGCAGTACGCGCAGTATGCTTGCGAAGCTTCAACGAGTCGCGCTATTTGATCGCCCTGGAGGAGTTTTTCAGGTCGTCAAGGATGCTCAGTCCGCAGCAG GTGAACGCCATGGAGCGTGTGACGGTTGGCCAAACGGTTTCAGTGTCACTGAACATAAAGCTCGGACTGAGCGTTAAAAATTTGATTGACGAGTACAAGAGCAGCAGCGTTATTGAGAACATAGTGTCCTCCTTCGATCCCCACGAGCACTTCATCATCGCACAGACCAAAAAGTGTCTGGGTGTATATCTGCACTTTGAAACTCGTCCGCAGGATGTGCTGAAGGCGTACTTCTTTGCAGTGTCCTATTTGCAGGACAGGAATCAGCTTAAGGAGAAATACTGGGACATTCAGACGAAGTGGCAGGAGTTTTTGGCGCTGGCGCAGCAAGAGG GTTGGCTAATCCATCATCACTTGCTGCTGGTGGACGAATACCGTTTAGATTGGAAGGTGTAG
- the CG10383 gene encoding uncharacterized protein, isoform A — protein sequence MSLEDLKIKLRRHPKLLGLGGVGLITAAGFLLYESPQVRRFLSQYVDKKSPEPDKRRAEYIYIKYHIYRESMRKLKQKEEDEKKWISVIINPIGKWWKAAKHSVAWRLLNIAQTGSQPERLKAVQQLICMDHLKDWDFRHLAQICDARTAVSLARCNADTRWFMPVPRRGCIKNPKMLLSELHVMLARLRPMACIDHFFSKYFPEQDPIEDIHEYLTQEQTIVLSTADTDLLKEIISFLHHITKDPEVSARLMRDGGLVHLMELRKIFNDDNETLSTLCKVLANMSLVPDAVEHFFTSGWVGALAEWQQCPDLRLQVISAKTMANLDHDDPNQCTYPPNVYPLHPRVRTRRKPKADIVFVHGLLGGVFITWRQRDRKPTELGLYGKNAFYTSETDDVFLVGEQKRLSGGKLKPGEAVKNVNGNQKTETIKDPVLKASKKVEEQRLNISDAATKEFVETLRNEAELDSDWEVVHPDVPLNANEECEGKFSVCGSEWRNQDTSEEYTNCWPMEWLPDDYPDSRILGIDYTSAVTEWSANFTKYCPCEKGQGHIDVRANTLLDRISASDVGNDRPIVWIGHSMGGLLTKLILLKSLDSQEPKVQQLTKNTKGIVFLGTPHRGSPIAKWKQHMQMILSPSIEVKEMEENSPKLLEMHRRFMGCLHTLLRHVKVVSVAEGSPTMLTSFKFPLRIVTEESSKIDFGDFYLLKDDHLSLSKPIYRQSFLYQRLLHVIREAIKERSDPKDQDGQSQSTSNQDVVLVKIVAALLEGAKGLFESLPRVALRFST from the exons ATGTCATTGGAGGATCTCAAGATCAAGCTGCGCCGTCATCCGAAGTTATTGGGCCTTGGAGGAGTTGGCCTTATTACTGC tgctggTTTCTTGCTGTACGAGTCGCCCCAGGTCCGCCGGTTCCTTTCCCAATATGTGGACAAGAAATCGCCGGAGCCGGACAAACGGCGTGCCGAGTACATCTACATCAAATACCACATCTACCGCGAGTCCATGCGAAAGTTGAAGCAGAAAGAGGAGGACGAGAAGAAGTGGATCAGCGTGATCATCAACCCGATTGGGAAATGGTGGAAGGCGGCTAAGCACTCGGTGGCCTGGCGTCTGCTCAATATCGCCCAAACTGGCAGCCAGCCGGAACGCCTCAAGGCGGTCCAGCAGCTCATCTGCATGGATCACTTGAAGGACTGGGATTTCCGTCATCTGGCCCAAATCTGCGATGCCCGCACGGCTGTCTCCTTGGCCCGTTGCAATGCCGACACGCGATGGTTTATGCCCGTTCCCCGACGTGGGTGCATTAAGAATCCCAAGATGCTCCTCTCGGAACTTCACGTGATGCTGGCCCGGCTGCGACCCATGGCCTGCATTGACCACTTCTTCAGCAAATACTTTCCCGAACAGGATCCCATT GAGGACATTCACGAATACTTGACCCAGGAGCAGACAATAGTCCTTTCCACAGCCGACACGGACTTACTAAAAGAAATCATTTCATTCCTGCACCATATTACAAAGGATCCCGAGGTCTCCGCCAGGCTTATGAGGGACGGAGGCCTCGTGCATCTCATGGAGCTACGAAAAATATTCAACGACGACAACGAGACCTTATCGACTTTGTGCAAAGTGTTGGCCAATATGTCCCTGGTGCCCGATGCCGTGGAACATTTCTTTACGTCCGGATGGGTGGGCGCCCTGGCCGAGTGGCAACAATGCCCAGATCTCCGCCTGCAGGTGATCTCGGCTAAAACTATGGCCAATCTGGATCACGACGATCCGAACCAGTGCACGTATCCGCCAAATGTCTATCCCCTGCATCCACGAGTTCGCACCCGCAGGAAGCCAAAGGCAGACATTGTTTTCGTCCATGGATTGCTGGGAGGTGTTTTTATCACCTGGCGTCAGCGAGATAGAAAGCCCACTGAGCTGGGTCTCTACGGAAAAAACGCCTTCTATACCAGCGAAACAGACGACGTATTTCTGGTGGGTGAGCAGAAGAGACTCAGTGGAGGCAAACTAAAACCCGGCGAGGCGGTCAAAAATGTCAATGGCAACCAAAAGACAGAAACAATCAAAG ATCCTGTCTTGAAAGCTAGCAAAAAAGTGGAGGAACAGCGTCTGAACATTAGCGATGCTGCCACCAAGGAGTTCGTGGAGACACTGAGAAACGAAGCCGAGTTGGACTCGGATTGGGAAGTGGTCCATCCCGATGTTCCTCTTAATGCCAACGAGGAGTGCGAAGGAAAATTTAGTGTGTGCGGAAGCGAATGGCGGAACCAGGACACAAGTGAGGAGTACACCAACTGCTGGCCCATGGAGTGGCTGCCAGATGATTATCCAGATTCCAGAATTCTGGGCATAGATTACACATCAGCAGTCACAGAGTGGTCTGCCAATTTTACCAAATACTGTCCGTGTGAAAAGGGTCAGGGTCACATTGATGTGAGAGCCAACACACTGCTCGACAGGATTTCAGCGTCGGATGTGGGCAACGATCGTCCGATCGTGTGGATAGGACATTCCATGGGCGGCCTGCTGACCAAGCTAATACTGCTAAAATCCCTGGACTCCCAAGAGCCGAAGGTCCAACAGCTGACCAAGAACACTAAAGGCATTGTATTTTTGGGAACCCCACACCGGGGCTCACCAATTGCCAAGTGGAAGCAGCACATGCAGATGATCCTGTCTCCATCAATCGAGGTCAAAGAGATGGAAGAGAACTCGCCGAAGCTGCTGGAGATGCACCGCCGCTTTATGGGGTGCTTGCACACGCTACTGCGCCATGTAAAGGTGGTCAGTGTAGCTGAAGGATCCCCTACCATGTTGACCTCGTTCAAGTTCCCCCTGCGCATTGTCACCGAAGAGTCCTCTAAGATAGATTTCGGGGACTTCTATCTGCTGAAGGATGATCACTTGAGTCTCTCCAAGCCCATTTACAGGCAATCGTTTCTGTATCAGAGATTATTGCACGTGATCCGCGAGGCCATTAAGGAACGATCAGATCCCAAAGATCAGGATGGCCAGTCACAAAGCACTTCGAATCAAGATGTAGTGCTTGTCAAGATCGTAGCTGCTCTGTTGGAGGGAGCCAAGGGTCTGTTCGAATCGCTGCCCAGAGTCGCCCTCAGATTTAGCACTTAG